The DNA segment CTTCTGTGGTACGTCGCCTCCTTCACTGTTCTTTGCTCTGGAGCGCTGACGGTCGATGGTTTCAGAGTCTGAAACAAGTGTGAGGTTTTGATATGCAGCTATTTAAAACACGtatgattcatgttttctgaatACTACACATCACATGGGGTTCACACCTTTTTTCTTGACCTGGCACTTAACATCTGGATGATCAATGACTTCACACAAGGCAACGCAACTGAGCAGTGAACCCAGGAGACtgtctctccagctgctgctgtggggaCTATAGAGGACAGCCATGCTGAGGTCACTGGTGAGGTAGGTCCCCTCTCCAAACACTGAGTTCTGTGCATCCAAAAACAGAAATCAGATTGAACAGATGTAAGTTTATACGTTATCAGTCAGACACAACCAGGCATCTTTGATTTCCACCTGGTCTTTCATCCTGTACAGTTAAAGAAGGCACTGACCTTGTTAAGGTGACAGTGCAGCCCGTTGTGAATGATTGAGTGAAAGTTCTCCAGACGGCTCCCGTGGAATGCATAGAAGACGTCTCGTCCTGCCCTCGTCTTCTCGAACCTGGCGTTCAACTGCTCACAGTAATCCACCTCAAAGAGGAAGTCTGGCACAGGTGCAGAAATCCCTTCATTTTCTGTCAAGTTGCACAGTTTGGCATACTGGTggagagcagagaaacagaCTGCCATTAAAACAATAACCAGTTACAGACACtgtgatttatgtatttatagGTGTAATGATCTACCTCATCCTTCTGCAGTGTCTTCACAGCAAAGCTGTTTGAAGAGAGAATCCAGTGTGTGAGAGCCAGATGATGATCTGCCTCTCCAGGTCGCAGTCTCACCAACTCTCTGACACCAGGCAAAGACTTCACATCTCCCAGCTACAGAACAAAAGAAACTGTTTTGGTGCAATGGCATACATACGTTTCCCTTtcagtgaaattaaaactgTGTTGTCCGTTTTTCTGAAACTGAGTCATCACCTCTGCAGTGACGTCACCATCACAGATTCCTGTATCATCTTGAGTATGACACAGAAACTAAAATGCAGATGTGTAATGAATAGATAGTAACATATGCACACggaaaaatctaatatttttaatacattttatttaccatttttttatcaaatattttGAATGCTCATTATATAAATTAGAATAtaatactaaatatatataatatactatagACTGTGTCCACTTTATTAAGAACAACTACATATAACATCCATCTTCTGAGGAAACTGAAAAGATCTCAAAATCTTTATGAATTCAACTGCCGCTTTAATAGTGTGTGTAGAATATTTTTCAttgtaaataaacagttttgCACTCGAgtatataggtgtgtgtgtgtgtgtgtgtgtgtgttagaataTTGCATGTGCAGCCTCTACTGTTGTCTTACAGTCATTGAGCTATACCTGATAAATGAAATCTCAAAATGTTCCTACATGCCAGTGTTCTATAATGTTAACAgtctttcctttttatttatcactTGAAGcactgttgtttgttgtatgtTCAAATATTGTTTATAAAGCAGTGTGTTTTGAACTAAAtgggtttttgttgttttttgccaTGGTATTGAATTGGGTATTGAGAACTGGGAAATTTCATGGGATCGGTATCGACTACAAATCGTTTGGTATCGTGACATCCCTATTACCCaccatttgtgttgtttatatatttgaaacattttctcaactacttgttttaaatgtgcctttcttaactgtgtttgtgtcttgttgttCACCTTTATTTACTGACACACTGCCGCCTTTAACAGCACATTACTGCCACCAAGTGTACATGTGTAACATGTGTAACATGCCATATGcagctttattaaaaaaaaactaaaatgtcactgAGTTCTCGGTTTACCTGATGTAGTTGTTGCTTCattgacaataacaaaaaactaGGTTGTTTAAAATGCACATTCGTAAAACGTTAAGCAGAAATATAGATTGTTCAGAAGCTATAAAAGTTTCCTACCAGCTCCTCAAAGTCCTTATTGTCATCACTTATGTATCTGGGTGGGAAGGGTCTGAGCAAAGAGTCCCGCTTGTAgttctgtgcagcagcaacaaacagGCTGCAGCGGAGGTCTGCTGCAACCGGGTCTCTGTGCAGACAGGAGCACACCAGCTCTCTGACGGCTTCGGTTGGGAGCGGAGGCTGCATTCCCAGCTCTGCAAACAGAGGAGATAAGATAACACACTAGTGAGAACAGCTGAAACACTAAGTTAACACTTCCACATACAGTACTGTGCAAACATTTATCGGATTTAAAGTAGCATGAGGATGCTTGAAAAATAATTCCATGAAATGGTTTTATGTATCAATAAGCGTCATGCAAAGTTACTCAAtagtttcttctgttgtttgtctttttcatgtAATCTCAGACTGACTCCATGACAGTGAGATCAAGGCTCTGTGGAGGCCACACCATCTGTTGCAGGTAGAGTTGAGCGATCTTTCCCACAGTCAGATCGTCCTGTTGTAACACTGTGAAACTGCCAAAAGTCTGTCCATGATCTCCTCGCTTCTGTTTCAATATGTGCAAGCATTTCAAAACTCAATCTGATGGTTATGTTatcaattaatttattaatctCTGAGTAACAAGAAATACCCCAACATAATTTCCAGAGACCAGAGAggcattttcaaatatttagtATATTagcaaaaaagcaaaaaatactTGAGAAGCTAGAGTcattaaatatttgaactttTGGCTTGAAAAAAATTacttcagaaaaaaataagttATCAGAATGACAACAGGTCCACCTCATCGATTAGTCCAAAATGTGTGGGGATGGGTATTTCAGCATCTTGTCTTCTTTTCTagtcttctccctcctcttatTCTCTTACTTCAAAACATAAGACATTTTCTAATGGTAAcaccaaagactgtaaataatgatATAAGGGTAACACACACTTTGGCATTGAATCATGTTCTTCTCGTGAACCTGATTATCAGACACCTGACATAATTATTATTTACGTATTAAAGTAAAAAGATTTTTGTAGGTGGCTAATGTGGAGACCATTTTAACCATTTAATGTAAATTAAACCATGGATACCTCTGCAGATTACTTTCTCCATTAGCTGATTGattgtttggttgttgttttaatcGGAAAATAGTGAAAGTCTTCACACTTGCCCAGAGTGTCACCCTAACGTTTCTGCAGCTACaggttgaaaaaataaaataaaagtaaattaagaGGAAAAGGCACATTGTCATATATGAGAAGCTGGAATCATCAAGAGTTCTTTGGAATATttgcatgaaaaaataaataacttctgGATTTTCGGTCAATCAACTATTCACTAGGTGTTTCAGCCTGATTTATAGACTATAAGATGGTTTAATATAATCACAAAGTTTGATATAGTATATGTTCAGTATATTTGTAAAGTAACAACAGCTGTCAGTGCAGTAAAGTATTTTCCTGACATACAGTGCAGTACAGGTAGGAAGTAGCATGACAAGACAACCCTCAGGTACAAGTAGGTAACAGTTGTACTTTAGTGCAGTATTTGAGTAGCTG comes from the Hippoglossus hippoglossus isolate fHipHip1 chromosome 6, fHipHip1.pri, whole genome shotgun sequence genome and includes:
- the parp16 gene encoding protein mono-ADP-ribosyltransferase PARP16, with the protein product MQPPLPTEAVRELVCSCLHRDPVAADLRCSLFVAAAQNYKRDSLLRPFPPRYISDDNKDFEELLGDVKSLPGVRELVRLRPGEADHHLALTHWILSSNSFAVKTLQKDEYAKLCNLTENEGISAPVPDFLFEVDYCEQLNARFEKTRAGRDVFYAFHGSRLENFHSIIHNGLHCHLNKNSVFGEGTYLTSDLSMAVLYSPHSSSWRDSLLGSLLSCVALCEVIDHPDVKCQVKKKDSETIDRQRSRAKNSEGGDVPQKYFVVTNNQLLRVKYLLVYSQKRHLSRHSRSSSWFTRHHFAIMMSLYLLLLIFIGAFNSNTFVSFWSRLFR